GAGGCAGGCGGAGGCCCGATTGACTATCTCGTGAACAATGCCGGGATCGCGAAGGGGACGGTCCTTGAGCGACTTGAAGAGGCGGATCTTCGGGACGTGATGGAGCTGAACTTCACTTCGACGGTTCTCTTGACCCAAGAGGTATTCCGGCATATGAAGGCCCGTGAAACCGGGGGAGGCATCGTAAATGTCGCCTCTCTATCGGGTCTTCGGGGCGTGCATGGGGCCACGGCGTACTGCGGTTCAAAGTTTGCCCTGATCGGCTTCACGCAGTCCTTCGCGTATGAGGCCATCGAGGATGGGGTACGGGTGAATGCCGTCTGCCCGGGCTTTGTGGAAACGGGCATGGCAAAAGACATCATCAAAAGAAAAGCGGAACGTGAAGGCATTTCCTTTGAGAACAAGTACGATCAGATTGTCGACGGACTCCCGGCGAAACGGATCACCCGGCCTGAAGAAGTGGTGAACAGCATTCTCTATCTTTTAAGCCCGGCCGCGGTGAACATCATCGGGGAATCGCTGAAGATCTCCGCCGGGGCGGTGATGCACGGCTGATTGGTAAACAGACGGGAACCGCTCACTTGCCGGACAGGCAGACGGTGAGCGGTTTTTTCTGTTTACTGATCAAAACGGATTCCACCTGCACGCCCTTATGAACGGTCTCTCTGTGGTATGATGAAGAGTGATCATTCTTCAGAGAAGCGGGTGAACCAGCCATGATAACGATAGAACAGATCGAAGAGAGATACAGCGCCGTCATCGTTCGGCGTGGTGAAGCATATGTGAAGGAAAACAGGGTGGAAACAGTCAATTGGAACGAGCATAAGCAGGAGCTGTATGCGAAAGTAAAGGGAACGGAG
This genomic window from [Bacillus] selenitireducens MLS10 contains:
- a CDS encoding SDR family NAD(P)-dependent oxidoreductase, whose amino-acid sequence is MIFSEEQFVGKHLLITGATGGIGMTTALKAAELGMHVSLTGRNQDKLQEVADACRRAGDSARVTAIAADLTKEEDRTRIVEEAEAGGGPIDYLVNNAGIAKGTVLERLEEADLRDVMELNFTSTVLLTQEVFRHMKARETGGGIVNVASLSGLRGVHGATAYCGSKFALIGFTQSFAYEAIEDGVRVNAVCPGFVETGMAKDIIKRKAEREGISFENKYDQIVDGLPAKRITRPEEVVNSILYLLSPAAVNIIGESLKISAGAVMHG